The sequence ttgattaaggtttgagAAAAGCTCTTCATTCAACTCAGAGAGAACCCCTATGGGTTTAGGCCCAAGCCAATTATCATtccataaatttatttttcttccactGCCATTGATCCATCTCTCATTGTCCGAAATAAATTTCCACATTCTTCTTATACCCGGCCAAATGGAAGAGCGCCTATAAGAGCGTTTAGGAAGGTCTGAATGAAATAAAAACCTTACTCGAAGCAGGCTGCTCAGCTGGGAATCTTCTGCCTTGATTGACCATGCTAGTTTGGCAATTAAAGCCATATTAACCTCACGCAGCCTTCTGATGCCAATACCCCCCTCGTCCTTGGGTTTACAAATTGTATCCCATTTGACAGTGGTAGCCTTAGAAGAGTCTATCTCACCAGTccatataaaattcctcatccacatttcaaGATTCCTGATTAAGGGAGAAGGCCACCAGTAAACTGAAAAGTTGTGCAAAGTCATTCCAGAGATGACAGACTTTACAAGTTCAACTCTCCCTGCCATGGACAAAAGTTTCCCCTTCCAGCCAGCCAGCTTGGCTTTAATTTTGTCCATAACAGGGAGAAGAGGGTCTCTTTTCACTCGGCCTTAGAAGATCTCAACGCCCAGGTATTTTGTTGGGAAGTTGCAGCAAGGAATTTCCAACTCTTCTGCAATCCACTGCTTCCTTACTGAAGGAATTTTCCCCAAGAACAACTTGCTTTTCTCTAAATTAAAAAACTGCCCAGAGCATTTTTGATAGATAGCAAGGAAGGACTTCAAATTTCTAACATACCTCTTGGAAGTGTTCATGAAAATGAAGACGTCATCGGCGAATAAGAGATGCGTAGGGACATCAACACCATGAGGACCCGATAGAGGCTTTATATGAGATTTAGCAGCTAAGTCACTCATGCCACGACAGAGAACCTCTTCGGCAATAATAAATAGGATGGGGGAGATGGGATCTCCTTGACGTAGCCCTCTGCTGACTTCAAAAAAACCCACAGGACCGCCATTCAGGAGCACAGAGATCCTGGCCGACTGAAGCAAGGTATGAATCCAGCCAATCATTTTTTCAGAGAAACCAAACCTTCTGAGCACTTGGAATAGAAAATCCCAAGAGATAGTGTCAAACGCCTTTTTTATCTCTACCTTAAGACCAAGATTTCCGCCTCTAGAGGTCTGCCCTATTAAGTTTGCCAATTCTGAAGCTAAACAGATATTAGTCTGAATAAGCTTCCCTTTCTGAAAGGCTCCCTGCTCTTGCGAAATAATTTTTGGCAAAACACTAGAGATACGAGAGGCCATTATTTTAGATAggattttgcaaaaaaaattccccatacataatGGACGGAATTTGTCAAGAGATTTGGCTCCCTCCACCTTAGGAATTAATaacaagaaattattattaataccaTGAGGAAGAATACCtgatgaaaaaaaaacccttgacAGCTCTGTAGACATCGTCATGGATTATATCCCAGCATTTTCTGAAGAACGCTCCAGTGAAGCCATCAGGTCCTAGAGAGATGTCCGGATCGAGGTCCCACACCGCTCTCTTGATCTCCTCTTCAGAGGGAATGGCATCTAACATCACTTGGTCTGAATTCTGAAGAATTCTGGGAATGCAGTTAAAAATCTGAGGGTGATCCTCCAGGTCTACTTTCTTATGAAATGTCTCATAATATTCTGCCAAATAGGATCCCATCTGATCTCGAGCACTAATATCAACTCCATCCTCAGTAGTGATGCATCTAATAGTGTTTTTGGATCTCTTAATTCTGGTCATGACGTGAAAAAATCTGGAACACCTGTCCCCTTCCTTAAGCCATCTTACCCTAGATTTTTGAAGCCACAATTTCTCCTGGTTTTCCATTGCTTTCCAATATTTGGTCTTGGCATCGACTTCCTGATCAAAGAGCTGCTCAGTGAGGCCATCCTCCTCAATGCTTCTCTGAATGTTCTCTAGCTTAGCCTTGGAAGTAATCACCTCCTGATCCAGATTAGGGAAGGCTTCCCTAGACCAAGATTTAATAACAAGCTTCAGAGCCTTCAGCTTCTGCGCAAGGATGAAAGGGGAAGATCCTGAGAAGTTATTATGCCAAACTTCTTTTATCAAATCTAAAAATTGATGGTGATCCATCCAAAAAGAATTTAGCCTAAAAGGGCAGTTTTTAGGCTTAATAGAAGAAACCGAGCAGGCCATCAGGGGAGCATGATCTGATGCAACACAAATCAGCACCTTTTGAATGCAATCGTCAAAGATCTTCATCCACTCTTCATTCACAAAAGTTCTATCAAGAACCGCAGCAACATTACCCCTTCTTCGGTTATTAGTCCAAGTAAATTTTCTTCCCGAGGAAGGGATTTGGATCAAAGCTAAAGCATCAACCATGGCAGCAAACTCATAGGCTGCGCCAAGAGAGAAACTTCCTGGCCCTCGTCTCTCGTGATCGTAAAGGgttgcattaaaatccccaataatCATTCTCGGTGCTCCCGAATCATCGAAAACTATATCCATCCACAGAGATCTCCTTTCTGCTCTGAGGCATTTTGCGTGCACCATAGAAACATTAAGCATTCTATCATTCCACTCCACTTGGATTGACAACTTCTGCTCTGACATGGAGGATATTAATGGTTTCCTTAGTCCTTGCTTCCACATGATCCAAAGGTTTGGATGCGCGTCGACCCTTTCATTTTGAATAAAATCAGTCGCGAAACCGATTTTACTAAAAAAGCTTTTTGGAAATTTATTCATAGACACCATTGGTTCGTCCAAACAAATGATATCAGGAGAGTTCTCACGGACTATCTTCAATAAGGCAATCCTAGCTGATGCCTTCTTAATTCCGCGGACGTTCCAGAAGAGGACTTTCATGGACGCCTAGATGATGGGATTTGGTCGACTCTAGCTAGTCGACCCACTTTCTGCAtct is a genomic window of Macadamia integrifolia cultivar HAES 741 chromosome 13, SCU_Mint_v3, whole genome shotgun sequence containing:
- the LOC122059150 gene encoding uncharacterized protein LOC122059150, whose product is MKVLFWNVRGIKKASARIALLKIVRENSPDIICLDEPMVSMNKFPKSFFSKIGFATDFIQNERVDAHPNLWIMWKQGLRKPLISSMSEQKLSIQVEWNDRMLNVSMVHAKCLRAERRSLWMDIVFDDSGAPRMIIGDFNATLYDHERRGPGSFSLGAAYEFAAMVDALALIQIPSSGRKFTWTNNRRRGNVAAVLDRTFVNEEWMKIFDDCIQKVLICVASDHAPLMACSVSSIKPKNCPFRLNSFWMDHHQFLDLIKEVWHNNFSGSSPFILAQKLKALKLVIKSWSREAFPNLDQEVITSKAKLENIQRSIEEDGLTEQLFDQEVDAKTKYWKAMENQEKLWLQKSRVRWLKEGDRCSRFFHVMTRIKRSKNTIRCITTEDGVDISARDQMGSYLAEYYETFHKKVDLEDHPQIFNCIPRILQNSDQVMLDAIPSEEEIKRAVWDLDPDISLGPDGFTGAFFRKCWDIIHDDVYRAVKGFFFIRYSSSWY